A section of the Bombus fervidus isolate BK054 chromosome 9, iyBomFerv1, whole genome shotgun sequence genome encodes:
- the LOC139990980 gene encoding uncharacterized protein isoform X2: MELSHEILDTIDINDDKDVMEVLKHAITEENIIVESETTEDSVETEIEEIIEIIEEIEEDKEESSQDDIILIEDNNGKIKPEMEVYAFDEDSSIFKTHTDNEHEKKEQYDKSSNKQVIAYDVDEDWQDEDMEEEEYELKFGQSSNVLNHCTESLQSQRILSSDKKYVNNQATALPLQTNKTESRDNVESSDKVEKSKLSLEFKNNVNSDENIDNVSHEIVKNVENNLLYTVLGTKKQSSVKTFQADKLSDTHYIKMEQLDENTIPVGGTIYYEADNIETLYVAQTVDDSEQYYDTATMENEEQVWETINSDTNQNQEKENSQDQIFLHEDEDGQLYFKDETGTLQPVYLTEDGHYAIAENSDGYEGKESQMKSDQNARQVDEESYSMPDSELKSTHNNKQNSIVSTAELDNEDNTVTISLIISEDEHGQKRTQVIIPTTDNLKCDICNKSFKTSFQLLRHNRLKHAREEDITTRNFPCDLCPKRYPDQNSLARHRKTHTGDRPFQCLECHKNFPTSTALRRHLTLHNSQSRPLPCIYCGRRFVDKASLVKHEQSHLAGDQRTHTCDVCHKSFLHATDLSLHKKYHDPDKKFDCEQGANEEILSCDVCGITYKFMSSLTRHMVTTHMNPEKLRQQAEEQRRKRENNYRRYLENRKMYETQHSGGYGTKRNYHNTRMLSGSNDEAA, encoded by the exons ATGGAACTGTCACATGAAATATTGGATACAATAGATATCAACGATGACAAAGATGTGATGGAAGTATTGAAGCATGCGATCACAGAAGAAAACATTATAGTAGAATCAGAAACTACAGAAGATTCTGTAGaaacggaaatagaagaaattatagaaataatagaagaaatagaagaggACAAAGAAGAATCATCACAGGATGACATTATTCTTATTGAAgataataatggaaaaattaaacCAGAGATGGAAGTCTATGCTTTTGATGAAGATAGTTCTATATTTAAGACACATACCGATAATGAacacgaaaagaaagaacaatATGATAAAAGTAGTAATAAGCAAGTTATAGCATATGATGTAGATGAAGATTGGCAAGACGAAGATATGGAAGAAGAAGAGTATGAACTGAAGTTTGGACAGAGTTCTAATGTATTAAATCACTGCACAGAATCTTTGCAAAGTCAAAGAATACTAAGCagtgataaaaaatatgtaaataaccAAGCAACCGCTTTACCattacaaacaaataaaacagaaTCAAGGGATAATGTAGAATCTTCAGACAAAGTagaaaaatctaaattaagcctagagtttaaaaataatgtGAATAGCGACGAAAATATTGATAATGTAAGTCATGAGATTGTAAAGAATGTTGAGAATAATCTATTATACACTGTTCTTGGTACAAAGAAGCAAAGTTCAGTAAAAACATTTCAAGCAGATAAACTGTCGGATACTCATTATATCAAG atgGAACAACTTGACGAAAATACTATACCAGTCGGAGGAACAATTTATTATGAAGCAGATAATATAGAAACATTGTATGTTGCACAAACAGTAGATGATAGTGAACAGTATTATGATACTGCAACAATGGAAAATGAAGAACAAGTATGGGAAACAATTAATTCAGATACCAATCAAAACcaggagaaagaaaattctcag gatcaaatatttttacatgaaGATGAGGATGGTCAATTATACTTCAAAGATGAAACTGGTACTTTACAGCCAGTGTATTTGACTGAAGATGGACATTATGCTATTGCAGAAAACAGTGATGGTTATGAAGGCAAAGAATCACAAATGAAATCTGACCAGAATGCTAGACAAGTGGATGAAGAATCTTACTCTATGCCAGATAGTGAACTCAAATCTACTCATAATAATAAGCAG AACTCTATAGTATCTACTGCTGAGCTAGATAATGAAGATAATACTGTGACTATATCTCTAATAATATCCGAGGATGAACATGGACAAAAAAGAACTCAAGTTATTATACCAACAACGGATAACTTAAAATGtgatatttgcaataaaagcTTTAAAACGTCGTTCCAGTTACTTCGACACAATAGACTGAAACATGCTCGGGAAGAAGATATTACAACCAGAAATTTCCCGTGCGATTTATGTCCTAAAAG ATATCCAGATCAAAATTCTTTAGCTCGACATAGAAAGACTCATACTGGTGACCGACCATTTCAGTGCCTCGAGTGTCATAAAAACTTTCCAACATCTACTGCTCTACGTCGTCACTTGACACTTCATAATTCACAATCTCGACCTCTTCCGTGCATTTACTGCGGTCGCCGCTTCGTAGATAAAGCTAGTCTGGTTAAACACGAGCAGTCGCATTTGGCTGGTGATCAGCGGACCCACACATGCGATGTATGTCATAAGTCATTCTTACATGCAACTGATCTGAGtctacataaaaaatatcatgaTCCTGATAAGAAATTTGACTGTGAG CAAGGTGCGAACGAGGAAATACTTTCTTGCGACGTATGTGGCATCACCTATAAATTCATGAGTTCGTTGACGAGGCATATGGTGACGACACATATGAATCCAGAAAAATTAAGGCAACAAGCGGAAGAACAACGAAGGAAgcgtgaaaataattatcgtcgttatcTAGAAAATCGAAAAATGTACGAAACTCAACATTCAGGAGGATACGGAACAAAACGGAATTATCACAACACACGTATGCTTAGTGGAAGTAATGATGAAGCAGCTTGA
- the LOC139990980 gene encoding uncharacterized protein isoform X1 produces MELSHEILDTIDINDDKDVMEVLKHAITEENIIVESETTEDSVETEIEEIIEIIEEIEEDKEESSQDDIILIEDNNGKIKPEMEVYAFDEDSSIFKTHTDNEHEKKEQYDKSSNKQVIAYDVDEDWQDEDMEEEEYELKFGQSSNVLNHCTESLQSQRILSSDKKYVNNQATALPLQTNKTESRDNVESSDKVEKSKLSLEFKNNVNSDENIDNVSHEIVKNVENNLLYTVLGTKKQSSVKTFQADKLSDTHYIKMEQLDENTIPVGGTIYYEADNIETLYVAQTVDDSEQYYDTATMENEEQVWETINSDTNQNQEKENSQDQIFLHEDEDGQLYFKDETGTLQPVYLTEDGHYAIAENSDGYEGKESQMKSDQNARQVDEESYSMPDSELKSTHNNKQNSIVSTAELDNEDNTVTISLIISEDEHGQKRTQVIIPTTDNLKCDICNKSFKTSFQLLRHNRLKHAREEDITTRNFPCDLCPKRYPDQNSLARHRKTHTGDRPFQCLECHKNFPTSTALRRHLTLHNSQSRPLPCIYCGRRFVDKASLVKHEQSHLAGDQRTHTCDVCHKSFLHATDLSLHKKYHDPDKKFDCEVCGREFNRLNNLQRHMMVHQQQGANEEILSCDVCGITYKFMSSLTRHMVTTHMNPEKLRQQAEEQRRKRENNYRRYLENRKMYETQHSGGYGTKRNYHNTRMLSGSNDEAA; encoded by the exons ATGGAACTGTCACATGAAATATTGGATACAATAGATATCAACGATGACAAAGATGTGATGGAAGTATTGAAGCATGCGATCACAGAAGAAAACATTATAGTAGAATCAGAAACTACAGAAGATTCTGTAGaaacggaaatagaagaaattatagaaataatagaagaaatagaagaggACAAAGAAGAATCATCACAGGATGACATTATTCTTATTGAAgataataatggaaaaattaaacCAGAGATGGAAGTCTATGCTTTTGATGAAGATAGTTCTATATTTAAGACACATACCGATAATGAacacgaaaagaaagaacaatATGATAAAAGTAGTAATAAGCAAGTTATAGCATATGATGTAGATGAAGATTGGCAAGACGAAGATATGGAAGAAGAAGAGTATGAACTGAAGTTTGGACAGAGTTCTAATGTATTAAATCACTGCACAGAATCTTTGCAAAGTCAAAGAATACTAAGCagtgataaaaaatatgtaaataaccAAGCAACCGCTTTACCattacaaacaaataaaacagaaTCAAGGGATAATGTAGAATCTTCAGACAAAGTagaaaaatctaaattaagcctagagtttaaaaataatgtGAATAGCGACGAAAATATTGATAATGTAAGTCATGAGATTGTAAAGAATGTTGAGAATAATCTATTATACACTGTTCTTGGTACAAAGAAGCAAAGTTCAGTAAAAACATTTCAAGCAGATAAACTGTCGGATACTCATTATATCAAG atgGAACAACTTGACGAAAATACTATACCAGTCGGAGGAACAATTTATTATGAAGCAGATAATATAGAAACATTGTATGTTGCACAAACAGTAGATGATAGTGAACAGTATTATGATACTGCAACAATGGAAAATGAAGAACAAGTATGGGAAACAATTAATTCAGATACCAATCAAAACcaggagaaagaaaattctcag gatcaaatatttttacatgaaGATGAGGATGGTCAATTATACTTCAAAGATGAAACTGGTACTTTACAGCCAGTGTATTTGACTGAAGATGGACATTATGCTATTGCAGAAAACAGTGATGGTTATGAAGGCAAAGAATCACAAATGAAATCTGACCAGAATGCTAGACAAGTGGATGAAGAATCTTACTCTATGCCAGATAGTGAACTCAAATCTACTCATAATAATAAGCAG AACTCTATAGTATCTACTGCTGAGCTAGATAATGAAGATAATACTGTGACTATATCTCTAATAATATCCGAGGATGAACATGGACAAAAAAGAACTCAAGTTATTATACCAACAACGGATAACTTAAAATGtgatatttgcaataaaagcTTTAAAACGTCGTTCCAGTTACTTCGACACAATAGACTGAAACATGCTCGGGAAGAAGATATTACAACCAGAAATTTCCCGTGCGATTTATGTCCTAAAAG ATATCCAGATCAAAATTCTTTAGCTCGACATAGAAAGACTCATACTGGTGACCGACCATTTCAGTGCCTCGAGTGTCATAAAAACTTTCCAACATCTACTGCTCTACGTCGTCACTTGACACTTCATAATTCACAATCTCGACCTCTTCCGTGCATTTACTGCGGTCGCCGCTTCGTAGATAAAGCTAGTCTGGTTAAACACGAGCAGTCGCATTTGGCTGGTGATCAGCGGACCCACACATGCGATGTATGTCATAAGTCATTCTTACATGCAACTGATCTGAGtctacataaaaaatatcatgaTCCTGATAAGAAATTTGACTGTGAGGTTTGTGGTCGAGAGTTCAACAGATTGAACAATTTGCAGAGACATATGATGGTACATCAACAA CAAGGTGCGAACGAGGAAATACTTTCTTGCGACGTATGTGGCATCACCTATAAATTCATGAGTTCGTTGACGAGGCATATGGTGACGACACATATGAATCCAGAAAAATTAAGGCAACAAGCGGAAGAACAACGAAGGAAgcgtgaaaataattatcgtcgttatcTAGAAAATCGAAAAATGTACGAAACTCAACATTCAGGAGGATACGGAACAAAACGGAATTATCACAACACACGTATGCTTAGTGGAAGTAATGATGAAGCAGCTTGA
- the LOC139990980 gene encoding uncharacterized protein isoform X3, with protein MELSHEILDTIDINDDKDVMEVLKHAITEENIIVESETTEDSVETEIEEIIEIIEEIEEDKEESSQDDIILIEDNNGKIKPEMEVYAFDEDSSIFKTHTDNEHEKKEQYDKSSNKQVIAYDVDEDWQDEDMEEEEYELKFGQSSNVLNHCTESLQSQRILSSDKKYVNNQATALPLQTNKTESRDNVESSDKVEKSKLSLEFKNNVNSDENIDNVSHEIVKNVENNLLYTVLGTKKQSSVKTFQADKLSDTHYIKMEQLDENTIPVGGTIYYEADNIETLYVAQTVDDSEQYYDTATMENEEQVWETINSDTNQNQEKENSQDQIFLHEDEDGQLYFKDETGTLQPVYLTEDGHYAIAENSDGYEGKESQMKSDQNARQVDEESYSMPDSELKSTHNNKQNSIVSTAELDNEDNTVTISLIISEDEHGQKRTQVIIPTTDNLKCDICNKSFKTSFQLLRHNRLKHAREEDITTRNFPCDLCPKRYPDQNSLARHRKTHTGDRPFQCLECHKNFPTSTALRRHLTLHNSQSRPLPCIYCGRRFVDKASLVKHEQSHLAGDQRTHTCDQGANEEILSCDVCGITYKFMSSLTRHMVTTHMNPEKLRQQAEEQRRKRENNYRRYLENRKMYETQHSGGYGTKRNYHNTRMLSGSNDEAA; from the exons ATGGAACTGTCACATGAAATATTGGATACAATAGATATCAACGATGACAAAGATGTGATGGAAGTATTGAAGCATGCGATCACAGAAGAAAACATTATAGTAGAATCAGAAACTACAGAAGATTCTGTAGaaacggaaatagaagaaattatagaaataatagaagaaatagaagaggACAAAGAAGAATCATCACAGGATGACATTATTCTTATTGAAgataataatggaaaaattaaacCAGAGATGGAAGTCTATGCTTTTGATGAAGATAGTTCTATATTTAAGACACATACCGATAATGAacacgaaaagaaagaacaatATGATAAAAGTAGTAATAAGCAAGTTATAGCATATGATGTAGATGAAGATTGGCAAGACGAAGATATGGAAGAAGAAGAGTATGAACTGAAGTTTGGACAGAGTTCTAATGTATTAAATCACTGCACAGAATCTTTGCAAAGTCAAAGAATACTAAGCagtgataaaaaatatgtaaataaccAAGCAACCGCTTTACCattacaaacaaataaaacagaaTCAAGGGATAATGTAGAATCTTCAGACAAAGTagaaaaatctaaattaagcctagagtttaaaaataatgtGAATAGCGACGAAAATATTGATAATGTAAGTCATGAGATTGTAAAGAATGTTGAGAATAATCTATTATACACTGTTCTTGGTACAAAGAAGCAAAGTTCAGTAAAAACATTTCAAGCAGATAAACTGTCGGATACTCATTATATCAAG atgGAACAACTTGACGAAAATACTATACCAGTCGGAGGAACAATTTATTATGAAGCAGATAATATAGAAACATTGTATGTTGCACAAACAGTAGATGATAGTGAACAGTATTATGATACTGCAACAATGGAAAATGAAGAACAAGTATGGGAAACAATTAATTCAGATACCAATCAAAACcaggagaaagaaaattctcag gatcaaatatttttacatgaaGATGAGGATGGTCAATTATACTTCAAAGATGAAACTGGTACTTTACAGCCAGTGTATTTGACTGAAGATGGACATTATGCTATTGCAGAAAACAGTGATGGTTATGAAGGCAAAGAATCACAAATGAAATCTGACCAGAATGCTAGACAAGTGGATGAAGAATCTTACTCTATGCCAGATAGTGAACTCAAATCTACTCATAATAATAAGCAG AACTCTATAGTATCTACTGCTGAGCTAGATAATGAAGATAATACTGTGACTATATCTCTAATAATATCCGAGGATGAACATGGACAAAAAAGAACTCAAGTTATTATACCAACAACGGATAACTTAAAATGtgatatttgcaataaaagcTTTAAAACGTCGTTCCAGTTACTTCGACACAATAGACTGAAACATGCTCGGGAAGAAGATATTACAACCAGAAATTTCCCGTGCGATTTATGTCCTAAAAG ATATCCAGATCAAAATTCTTTAGCTCGACATAGAAAGACTCATACTGGTGACCGACCATTTCAGTGCCTCGAGTGTCATAAAAACTTTCCAACATCTACTGCTCTACGTCGTCACTTGACACTTCATAATTCACAATCTCGACCTCTTCCGTGCATTTACTGCGGTCGCCGCTTCGTAGATAAAGCTAGTCTGGTTAAACACGAGCAGTCGCATTTGGCTGGTGATCAGCGGACCCACACATGCGAT CAAGGTGCGAACGAGGAAATACTTTCTTGCGACGTATGTGGCATCACCTATAAATTCATGAGTTCGTTGACGAGGCATATGGTGACGACACATATGAATCCAGAAAAATTAAGGCAACAAGCGGAAGAACAACGAAGGAAgcgtgaaaataattatcgtcgttatcTAGAAAATCGAAAAATGTACGAAACTCAACATTCAGGAGGATACGGAACAAAACGGAATTATCACAACACACGTATGCTTAGTGGAAGTAATGATGAAGCAGCTTGA